Within the Musa acuminata AAA Group cultivar baxijiao chromosome BXJ2-9, Cavendish_Baxijiao_AAA, whole genome shotgun sequence genome, the region AAATTTGGAGATTGATGCGGCTGGTTCTTATGGTGCATAAATTAGAGTGGATGAGGATAGGCTAGGGTTCCGTGCACAGGAGACTGAAGGAGAAAGGAATTAGGAAGTTGGATGATCTCATGGATGAAGATAGGCTAGGGTTGTGGCTTGTTCATTCATTTTCTATGCATGTAGAGTAGGATCTGAAGTCTTCCTGCTGGTTTCTCAACTAGGAGGGGGAAAATAAAACCGAAATAAATTGCAATCCGAGTGGTTAATCTGCATGAAATAAATATGATGCTCTCCCCCTCCgatccttctctttttttttcttttttgcttttatcaaaggaaaaaaaaagatatatcacTTTAAAACTCTGATACAAGGCATACTATGCTACTCGTTGTCCTACCAGAATGACTAAGCTCCATAGGCTGCTAGTCTTTTCATATACAAGAGGGTCTCGTTGTCCTACCAAAATGTGCTAACCAGTTAGCACTCAAGTTCTTCTCTTCTCCgaaaaaatgacaaaaagaacatcCCTGAAAACCCTGTGCCAGAGGTAAAATACTTATAACACAGTTAATAAGGTGCTGGGGAGGCCTAGCCACATTGTtgaggattttaatgatgattcagCTTCCTTCCAGATTTTTGCATGTTGTAGACTATGTTTGATCGCCAGCAGCTCAGCACACCAACAGCAGGCGTCGGGGAGGAATTCACACGTAGCCAAGATGTAGACGTTTGAAGGAGGGCAACCCCACCCTTCTCCTGCATGTTACATATCCATCAGTGTTTAGTTTAATCCACGCATCGTTGGGTTTGGCCTAGGCTACAAGGATATGGtttccccccgccccccccccccccccccccctttttccaTCAGACAATTCTGGGTATTTACAGCATgacataggctgatgctctaaaaAAAATAGTGTAAGGGTGACCCTTAACATGATTGAAGGCAACCTCATTTCTGGTCTTCTAGATCAACAAAAGACAATAGGCTATGAGGGATATACGTATGTGATAGTCAAGGTGAGCAATATAAGTCCCTTCCCTAATCCATTCACCATCCTTCCAAAGAGGAAAGGATTGAAAAGTAACATTCAACCTCTGCTGCAGCCCTTCCCACACTTTAGAATAAAGAGGACATTCAAAAGAAAAGTGATTCGGCTGATCAGAATCCCTCCCACGCAGGAAACAAGCATGTATAGAACAGATGTTAAGCTTAGCCAATCTAGCAGTGGGACTGCTAGAAGCCTCTTATGAAGAAGCTTCCAATAAAAAACCTACACCCTAGGAATAACAGGCAACTTCCACATACGGGACCAAATGTCACACCAAGAACCACTATGACATCCAGAATCCTTCGAAAACCTATAAGCCAGTTTGGTTGATGGTTCCCCTTTGAGGTCACCTTTCCAAATATGTATGTCGTCAAGTGGACCAAGGGAAATATCAATCTTGCAATCGGGCCACTCCCAATTGGGCCAAACAAATCTATAAGATAGTTATGATTCCATTGACCATTATAAAACAAGGTCAAAACATATAAATTATTCAGATCAACATTCATATTAAGAAACAGAAACATAGGTTTCATAGGAATCAGAACTTCAAAACACCAGCAATCACACTAAAACTCAGTAGAAACACCATCCCCAGTGATATGCGAGAAACCAAAATGCAGATGATGCAAAGCCTCAAGGAGCAGCCTACAGCTTCAACTAACTTTCACAGTGCAAGGTTGTTTCCAAGGACATAATTGTCCATACTTAGCAGTAACAATTTCAATGTACATATTGTTTTGTTAATTCAAGCACAAAGCAATCCTTTTGACCTGTAAAGCAATACTAGTGGCATGGAGATCATGGATGCCAAGCCCCTCCTCACGTTTGGGTTAAGTAATAGAATCCTCGGAAATAAGATGCCGACCCTTGGATCTATCACATTTTTGCCAAAGGAAATCTGTAATTGTTTTTTCCTTATGGTCCATAACCCGATAGGTAACCAGGTAACATTCAGGGCATGTGCAGGTGTGGCATTAGGTACCGAATTAATGAGGGTGATTCTACCCGCTTGCGATAAATTGGATCCATTCCAATTACCTAGTTTCCTTTGGAGGTTATGAGTCATATCATCAAATGACATCAGAATCCTACGTGGgctaatcatggtatcaaaatatttaaagaggaatTTTCCCTCAACATTAAAGAACAAATAAATCTCATGTCTTTTCTCCGCCTTAGTGTTGCGAGGAAAATGAAAAACTTATTGATATTAATCTTTTGATTTATAAGAGCCTCATAAGTGCGAAAAATGTTCAATACTTTGACAGGGTTTCCTATTGGCCCTAAAGCAAATCACGTACATAAGGTGAGAAATACTaacatgatttttaaatttaaaaggaAGTAGCATACGATTAGAACCAACATCATTAAGTAAAGTAGTCAAGATTTGAGTAGATATATATGTACGGTGAGAGGGGATCTACTTGTCTAATCACCTTATGACTTTTAAAGAAAGCAAAACAATCCCATTAATAAGACATGAGAAAACAAGGGAGGAAAGGAAATAAACTTGGTTTCCCCTCCGCTCCTTCTTATCGCCATTGCTGCATCCTTTTTGCCTCCTCCAGATCCCTCTCCTTCGTCGTTCTTGATCCACTTCGCTTTGATTATTATGTGGAGGCCTCGAGGCTCAAGGCGTTGCTCGACCTCGATTCCTTGCCTTCTCCTGATCGGTTGTGTCTTGCTCTACTCGATTCCTGGTAAAGGAAAATAGttgttccttctcttttgtttgaAACCTagatttgttttaattttttttctcgatTTATCTTTCACAAATCAATTTCGATAAGATCTTCATCTCCTAGATTTTGTTTACTTTAATGAAATTAGTCACTAAGCAATTCCTCAATACTTTTTGTTTGAGCTGAAATTAGAAGTGGGAGTGATGCAGTCGCAATTTGGTTTATAtgttatttgaataaattttattagttttgAGACATTTTGCATTTGTCATAAGTTGTCACATGGCAATATCTACTCAAGGCGAAGAAAAAGGAAACCAATACAAGAAAAGTGGAAGAAGCCAAACTCATTTTTTATTGAAGATTACAAATCTTGATTGGAGATCTTAAATATTCATATCTTTACAAAGATGGAAGTCtatcaatcaataatattatcaagGAAGGAAGGTTATCTCTCAAATCAAAgtaagaatattatcttcttcGAGTGAAGGAATAGATTGCATATTTGATTGATATGATTGTATTTTTTCTATTTctgtaattcttttttttttctttgtacttGAACCTAAAAAAGGAGCTAGAACATTGTAATGGATCAATGAAAAACATGAATCAATGAATTGAGTTCTTTCCCACCTTGTCTGTGAGTGGTGCAAAGCTACATTTGTTTTCTGATGGAATAATTCCATTGTCCATGTGCGAGAGGTGGGGAGATGCAAGGCCTTCATCTTGGGAGTTTGTTTCTTGAGCGAAAGCGAATCCGATAGTCATCCATTTGTTTTCTTATTATCTTTCAATTATCATTTTCGATTCCTCTCTTTTATGTTCCTCTATTATCAAGAAACAAATCCATTGCTGCTTGTCCTACATCAGGGTGTTGATGCTTTTGTGATTCTGTTGGACGTATGAAGGGAAAGGAAATTTGGAGATTGAAGTGGATGGTTCTTGTGCTGCATAAATTAGGGTGGATGAAGTTAGGCTAGGGTTTCGTGCACCGGAGACTGAAGGAGAAGGGAATTAGGAAGTTGGATCAGGAACAGAACCAGTTGAAAGTGACTATAGATGAAGACATTGGAGAAGATTCGAGTTTGGTGCTGTACTATATAAAGGGAGGAATTCCATGTTGTGTCTTGTTCTTTCATTTTCTATGCATGTAGATTAGGATATGATGTCTTCCTGCTGGTCTTTCAACTTAGAGGGGGATAATAAAGGAGACATAAATTGCGATATGAGAGGTTAATCTGCATGAAATAAATACGATGCTCTCCTACTTGGCTTCTTGTGACTGTTAATTGGCTTATGGCGGAGGGAGAAGAGCAGTTCCTATGAGTATTTTCACGGTAGGCCATTTTGAAGTAACTGTTATTTGTGTTGAATAGAAAACAGGCCCTTTGTCTGTGGTGCTGTACAAGGAGTGGTCGATGATTACTATTATTATCTAATTAATTTATGGATTTCACAGGCATAAACTATCACAATGGCATAGAGAGGCATGTCAGACCATGTCAGCTTATAATTTACGAATCGTATACACAAAACAAGAATCCTTGCTCATGATGCAGTTGGAGACATAATAAATAGAGCCAACCATGTGCTACTGTATAACGGAAATGTCTTTATGACACTACAAATATGTCTCCAAGGACCTTTTGTAGTTAATTTAAATTGGAGAGACATAAATACCCGACAAAACATATAGAAGGAACTTATGCAATATGAAGGAATATTGGACATTGCAAAGAACTTTTGGGAAATGAATGAAAAGAGCAATTTTGACTTTTGATACTAATAAATCGGAAGGGAGATCCTttggtagtccacctcaaaccatTTTGATTAAGGATGTTCATTGATCTATATTAATCTCAGAAAAATAGAGCTGAAATTCAGAATAGAACATGTTTAACTGATTAAATGAATCTATGAAGTTTAACAGAGAAGAGATATCTGGTTTTGAGAAGGAAGAAACAGAAGAGATCAGATGCAACAGAGAGATAATGACCAACTTATATCGGTAAACTTGTCCCATTTGTCTTGTAGGACCAAGTTATATTGGTTGTATAAAGAAATAAATCTCAATGAAATTTAAGGAGTCATGCTTTAGAGTCAATATGGATCGAAGTCTAAATAATTTAGGTATTATAATTTGCATCTAATGGCACAGAGAAGCTTGATGTTGTAGTTTTGTAGTGAGTAAGACCCAGTTAGATTGGTGTCtgttttgatgaatttaaagaaTTATAAGAACTGTCTTTCTCTGAGCAGCTTCAGAAGATTTTTAGCAAAAACTTGCCTGTTATTGGTTTTCTAATTATTAGAGCACTTGGAAAAATGATTACTTGTAAGTTGGGAATTCCTATGCAAGGGAAACACCCATTATTTTCTACATGTTTTGACAAAGGTTCTAATTATCATTCATTGACAGATAGTTATTCTATGCTCAATACAAACATAAAATTTGGATGTGCCAGTTATTTTTTAAAAGTACTACTTGATGCTTGATCAATTCTTTCCTAAATCCATTTCAGGTTTGGACATCAGGCCACTTCATTACAATTAGGTTTCATTATAAACAAATGACATGTACTTGCCTCATATGATCAAGGAAGTCTCTTAGTCTTTGCCTTATATTGCCTCATAGTAGTTGCATAATTCTTTGTTATTGTTGGTTTTCTCGAGTGCCTTATGAAAGCTGTCGTGGATACATTCTGTTTTCTTCTCATGTCAAATTCTTGTCATAGTAAATTCTTGATTGATTATACATTTTAACATTTGAAGTTGTGAAATCTTTTATTTGGCTTATGTTCCCAAGCTAAgcgtattttattttatttttccaggCATTCTTTCATCAAGGATAGTTTCCCTAGGTTCAATTGTGATATTCACTACTCATGAATGGCTACCTATGAAACCAATCGTTTATTTTCATTGTCAAGGAGAAAACAAGACTGTCTTgcctgatgtaaaggaaaaagataTTTTATACACTTTCCGTGGTGAAGAATCTTGGCAGGTTTGTTGTAGATGAATATTGTGTTATCATCCTTTTCCTGCTTTATTTTCCATTTTGACATTttgtcatttagttattggttcaaaatgatgaatttttttaatcttctgtcaatgaaatataaaaataatcttaaaaCACAAAGATAATCAATTCAATTCGGCTTTAAGATTTTATTGGTATAATGGTGAAAGTGGGTTGGATAGTGTCTGTTTGGTTACAGTTTTTGAACCAAAATGAGCAACCAAGCTAGATATTGTTACATAAATGTATGTCAtgcatattaatatttttatcctaTTTTCCTTTCGTTTGGGTATATATTTAACTAAGGGTTCATTCCACATCCATATTTCCAAGGATTTCTCGAAGTGTTCGATTTACCCCTTAATATAAGGAAAGTTGTTACTTTATTGAGTTTTTTTTAGGAAAACGTTACTTAatcatattatttctttttcccATTCTTCATTTTCTCCCCACCCTTGTTTTAAAGTTTTCGCATTCAAGGATTATTATTGATATATTTGACTTAGTGTGTAATTACTTTTATGTGATGTATAAGATTCATGtattattcacatatatatctgCTATATCCCTCATGTATCTAATTCTTATTCGTATCCAATGTGTATACATATCTAAGTTGATTCTATCTTACAAGAAAAGGTTTGCTGTTTGCAAAGCCTTCTCTTATGGGCTTTAAGATGCTGGAGCAATATGCAATTAAGTTGCCTTGCACAAACTACATGAGATCTTTTGCAAAAAAATGGGATAATATTCCCCATGTTTCATTTAGAaactaaataagaagaaaaacaaCTATGTGGAATTCTTTCAAGCGCAAACTAGGGCATTTTTATCTTCACGAAATATGAAGCTGTTCTTCCTATAACTTCTGTTTAAGATTCTTCAGAGATCATCGTGGAGCACACCCGTTTCTCTGTTGTGTCCCTAAGAACTAACAGCtgcctctattttatttttatagacaTGTAATTTGGTGCATAATGAAGTTTGCTTCTAGTCCTCAGATTTCTTGCCACTGTTACGACTGTAGTTTTGCTTTCTTTGTATTGTTGTCTTCCTCATCCTATAACTCTTAGGTGCCTCATTTACATGATAATTTTCTGATGGGTTCCCCATCCTATTACATAATTTACTGTGTTGTTGCTGTAGTTGTTTTCTCTGAAACATTTTAATTCCATAGTATGATGAATGACCATACGAATGATTCAGTGCATAAGAGTTAGTAAACAAGGCCAATCTATCTCGAGGCAACTGATGATAATCCATTCTCCTGTAATTCACAGCCTCTGACACAACTTCCGGAGAAAAAATGTAAAAGATGCGGTTTCTATGAACAAGACACTTTTAAAGCTGATGATGTCTTTGATGAGTGGGAGCTTTGTGCTGGTAATTTTGTGGATGGAAAATATGTTCGTAAAAAGAACAAAGAATTCAACGCCACGTTCATATGCCCTCGGTGCACTGCTTCCGATGGTGAGTGCTCTTATCTTCTTGGTtgttttatatcttatcatagGTTCTACTCTTTGCATtgatgataaataataatttagtcTTCCTTTATTTTCTTCATTCCATTCGTCTACTTTTGCATTTCCCTTTTCTGGAGCAGTCATTTTGGCCACATTAAGTTGGATCTTGGGAGCTTAGTAGATGGATTAACCGGTCTGACAACAACAACTGCTGATGTAAAATTCTTATACTCATAGGTGTTGATGAGACTCTCGAATCAAAGGACGAGGCTTCTGGCAGGAGAGGGAAAATGGTTACAGTCATAATTATATGCGTATTTGCTGCTTCTTTTGTAATGGTTGCCGGTATAGTAGCCTTGTATAAATACTGgcaaaagagaaagagggagcaaGACCAGGCACGATTTCTAAAACTCTTTGACGAGGGGGATGATATTGAAGATGAACTGGGTCTAGGTTATATAATATGACAATGACATGTGAAGACATTTTGgaccctaattttttttttatatgtgtaAAAAAATGGCATATAGTGTTTGTAAATGATACAAGCTTGGTTGCAAAGTTTTGGTCATTAGCACATTGCAATCTTATTCAACAgtcatttatttttcttcttcacaTCATTCTTATTCCTCCCTTCTCCTTTTGGGTGAACTCTTGATGGTCACCCAATATTAGTgtccgatccgatccgatccgattTTCATTTATGGATTTCAGCAATACAATCCGTCCATATCGTAAAATTCATTTATGGATTTCAGTGCAATCCGTCGATATCGAACCAAAATCGGATGtcaaaaaataaatctcaaataagaatttgaaaagaaaatattcttaAATAAGGATTATGTCAttgataattaatataaaattatattaagtctCATCTTAACTAAAAATTTAATactcaaataaaataattatatatatatatatatatattattatatacccATTAGGTAAAGAACACATGTTTATTCTTTGTGCTTTCATGAAACCAaaaactattttattttatttatttattgaaatTTAAAACTTTCTTTCCGCCATAAACTACTGTTTCCCATCATCTGCCACCTTAGTGATCCGTGTCTATTAGTTATCTCAATCTGAACCGTCCATGGCATCCCTTCCAACGGTCGATTCTACCTCAAGCTCGCGCCCACGTTCTCCCTCTTCCACTATATATATAACCCTCGAACCGCCGTTCGTCTTCATCGCTTCGAGCTTTCCGATTCCCGCAATCTGAGGTATGAGGAAGACCTTTATTCTGTTTCCCCCCTTCGCGTCGCTTTCCGTCGGTCGTTGTTTCTAAAATTTCGTTGGAATCTTTGTGATTTGAACTGATGACGCCTTGAATTGCTGCAGAAATTTGTAGATCTAGCTTCGGTCGGCGGCGATGTCCGGGCGAGGAAAGGGCGGCAAGGGCTTGGGCAAGGGCGGGGCCAAGCGCCACCGCAAGGTTCTCCGCGACAACATCCAGGGCATTACCAAGCCCGCGATCCGGCGCTTGGCGAGGAGGGGCGGTGTGAAGCGTATCAGCGGCCTTATCTACGAGGAGACTCGTGGCGTCCTTAAGATCTTCCTCGAGAATGTGATCCGCGATGCTGTGACCTACACTGAGCACGCCCGTCGGAAGACTGTCACCGCGATGGACGTCGTGTATGCCCTGAAGAGGCAGGGAAGGACTCTCTATGGTTTTGGTGGTTAGGGCTTCACGTTTGATTAAAGTCTTGctgtcaagaaatccaaaaaaCTGAAACAATGTAGATTGAATTCGAGACTATGTGGCTAGGGTTTTCTTTGGTCATCTGTCCTTCGGTAATTTAAGCTGTTGTTGCTGGAAGCTCTGTGTGTAGGTACTGATGTGCGACTCGTCCGCAAGTTTATGAAATTAATATCTCATTGTGTTTGGTGAACGTCCATTACTAATTTGTTTTCAGGTCATTTAATTGATGCAGCTTTCATTTTGTTGAGTGTATGTTGATGCAAgctttgatgatatcttattagaTCTCTCAGTCATGTTAATCAGAACTAATGACTTTGTCAATTAGGATGTATGCATTGTTTGTTCCTTAGCTCATGTATCTTCTGGCTGTTACTTTGATGTTgatttatatttgtatatatttggtGATTTGAACGATGAATTTCTAGTTTTTTGGGGTAGATGTTAAGATCTTAGGATGCTTAGTTCAATTGCAAGGTTGCTTCTACTTGACTTGAATGCTTAGGGCTTTGAGTATTAGAACTGACTTGTTTACTTGTAGAGATGGGAATGTGTACTTTGATTGATTCCTCCTGAATGTGTGGTGTGCTAGTCTTCTTTTGTGTATTAGTGATCTATTGTTGCAATTGTGTCTAACCGGTGAAAACATGTTGTCTTGTTTGTAATGTCTTTTTTTCTTGGTGAAAAATAACTTGCATAAATTTGAGCTGGAAGTAAGTTGTATCAGTGGGCTACTGATTTATGGTTGGGTTTCATATGATGACCATTGAGAGTGGATGCTCTTGTTGTTGATAATGTTGAGTGTGGCGAGAGTCTGTTGTTTGATTAA harbors:
- the LOC135622473 gene encoding uncharacterized protein LOC135622473 isoform X2 gives rise to the protein MWRPRGSRRCSTSIPCLLLIGCVLLYSIPGILSSRIVSLGSIVIFTTHEWLPMKPIVYFHCQGENKTVLPDVKEKDILYTFRGEESWQPLTQLPEKKCKRCGFYEQDTFKADDVFDEWELCAGNFVDGKYVRKKNKEFNATFICPRCTASDGVDETLESKDEASGRRGKMVTVIIICVFAASFVMVAGIVALYKYWQKRKREQDQARFLKLFDEGDDIEDELGLGYII
- the LOC135622473 gene encoding uncharacterized protein LOC135622473 isoform X3, whose amino-acid sequence is MEVYQSIILSRKEGYLSNQSILSSRIVSLGSIVIFTTHEWLPMKPIVYFHCQGENKTVLPDVKEKDILYTFRGEESWQPLTQLPEKKCKRCGFYEQDTFKADDVFDEWELCAGNFVDGKYVRKKNKEFNATFICPRCTASDGVDETLESKDEASGRRGKMVTVIIICVFAASFVMVAGIVALYKYWQKRKREQDQARFLKLFDEGDDIEDELGLGYII
- the LOC135622473 gene encoding uncharacterized protein LOC135622473 isoform X1, yielding MRRLRGSMRWSASIPRLLLFGCVLLYSIPGILSSRIVSLGSIVIFTTHEWLPMKPIVYFHCQGENKTVLPDVKEKDILYTFRGEESWQPLTQLPEKKCKRCGFYEQDTFKADDVFDEWELCAGNFVDGKYVRKKNKEFNATFICPRCTASDGVDETLESKDEASGRRGKMVTVIIICVFAASFVMVAGIVALYKYWQKRKREQDQARFLKLFDEGDDIEDELGLGYII
- the LOC135622474 gene encoding histone H4: MSGRGKGGKGLGKGGAKRHRKVLRDNIQGITKPAIRRLARRGGVKRISGLIYEETRGVLKIFLENVIRDAVTYTEHARRKTVTAMDVVYALKRQGRTLYGFGG